One Macadamia integrifolia cultivar HAES 741 unplaced genomic scaffold, SCU_Mint_v3 scaffold3025, whole genome shotgun sequence genomic window carries:
- the LOC122067634 gene encoding uncharacterized protein LOC122067634: MTSNISACDIAKCENCGKGCSVFTSKSGSHVGRKFFKCSMNCHFFMWVDHLKMCDCGNGQCKVRTAKTSANYGRYFWCCPQSTGVENKGCGMFEWISSSNPSCDTYQTPPRSICSETSTSSSPSPSSDYIKGYLNGAIKESEGHMRMLRDVLDVVKKLDLNKNV; encoded by the exons ATGACATCGAATATATCCGCTTGTGATATTGCAAAGTGTGAGAACTGTGGGAAAGGTTGCTCAGTTTTCACTTCTAAGTCAGGGTCacatgttggaaggaaattttttaaatgttcaatgaattgtcacttcttcatgtgggttgaCCATCTTAAGATGTGTGACTGTGGGAACGGTCAATGTAAGGTCAGAACTGCGAAAACAAGTGCGAATTATGGTCGATATTTTTGGTGTTGTCCACAATCAACTGGg gttgaaaacaaaggttgtggaatgtttGAATGGATATCAAGTTCAAACCCAAGTTGTGATACTTACCAGACTCCACCTAGGTCCATATGCTCAGAaacatcaacttcatcatctccttccccttcatcagactatatcaaaggatacttgaacggtgcaataaaagaatctgagggtcatatgaggatgttgagagatgttcttgacgtagtcaagaagcttgatttaaacaaaaatgtatga
- the LOC122067639 gene encoding leucine-rich repeat extensin-like protein 3, with amino-acid sequence MDNSNQTPPKSLDPPKLEPEPESEPVPKPKPKPKSKSKPKAEAPEKPPEPPSPPSPPPPVVVVEVVVEVPPPQYNSAPPRLSLKSAPPAPYEEYGEGPCGQNYGGAPQPWYDGCGRSPLQWYSGYGRPSYLSEEDPNSCIIM; translated from the coding sequence atggataattcgaaccaaacgccccctaaaTCTCTTGATCCACCAAAGCTGGAGCCAGAACCTGAGTCCGAGCCcgtgcccaagcccaagcccaagcccaagtccAAGTCCAAGCCCAAGGCTGAAGCACCGGAAAAGCCTCCTGAACCACCGAGTCCACCGTCGCCTCCTCCCCCCGTGGTTGTTGTTGAGGTTGTTGTTGAGGTTCCTCCGCCTCAATACAATTCGGCCCCACCTAGACTGTCACTTAAATCAGCTCCCCCAGCACCTTATGAGGAGTATGGAGAGGGACCATGTGGTCAAAATTATGGAGGAGCACCGCAGCCGTGGTATGATGGCTGTGGAAGATCGCCACTGCAGTGGTACAGTGGATATGGAAGACCAAGTTACTTGAGCGAAGAGGACCCAAATTCATGCATCATCATGTAA
- the LOC122067637 gene encoding disease resistance protein L6-like — protein sequence MEPQIGSSSSSSSSYDVFINFRDKDTRNTFVGHLYRALKDSGIHVFIDNKDLWKGENIEPKLLRAIKGSKLSIALLSERYAESRWCLLELVQMLECHRINGQIIFPIFFKVNPSDVKNQTGSFEISPQKHGNEKPETLKTWKKALKVVGDKSGWVFHDR from the coding sequence ATGGAGCCACAGATTGGATCTTCttcaagttcaagttcaagttATGATGTGTTTATCAACTTCAGAGACAAAGACACTCGCAATACCTTTGTTGGTCACCTTTACAGGGCTCTAAAGGATAGTGGAATTCATGTTTTTATTGATAACAAAGATCTGTGgaaaggagaaaatattgagCCGAAACTTCTCAGAGCAATAAAAGGATCCAAACTCTCGATTGCCCTCCTCAGTGAAAGATACGCAGAAAGCAGATGGTGCCTTCTGGAGCTTGTTCAAATGTTGGAATGTCATAGAATCAATGGTCAAAtcattttccccattttcttcaaaGTTAACCCATCAGATGTTAAAAATCAGACTGGAAGTTTTGAGATTTCACCTCAGAAACATGGCAACGAGAAGCCTGAAACTCTAAAGACATGGAAGAAAGCTTTGAAAGTAGTAGGTGACAAGAGTGGATGGGTTTTTCATGATAGGTAA
- the LOC122067635 gene encoding disease resistance protein RUN1-like isoform X1: MEPQVGSSSSSSSSYDVFINFRGEDTRNTFVGHLYRALKDSGIHVFVDSKDLWKGENIGPELLRAIKGSKLSIALLSERYAESRWCLLELSQMLECHRINGQIIFPIFFKVNPSDVKNQTGNFEISPQKHGKEKPQTLDTWKEALREVGVKSGWVFNDGNDEAELVEGIVQDASIRLNRVPLIDVKYPTGLESRVESVLTLLSNTNSKDVLFLGIWGLGGIGKTTIATTVYNRICGKFSKSCFLNDIGDTASQLNGIDCLQQKLLCNVFNNEMKIYNPKQGSRLIKERLGKIDILLILDDVSHHTQLDALAGDINWFGPGSRIIITTRDQGTLCRIPENDRKVYEPKELNIKESLQLFSSYAFSMNKPPEDYMQVSNDIIHTTGGLPLALEVLGSYLSMEKEKEVWQSMLRKLKQVPHDDVYGKLKISYDKLHDNIEKAMFLDAACCFIGYEEEIVISIWEACGYEPRFRLEVLKKKSLLKINEQKVRTGTYIRKSKVLLMHDQIRDMGRQIVNNQNPTKLGKHSRLWSYDNIMKVLSGGKGNEMVGALPRSKNHILNTKIFKKMPNLRLLRVDGVTLEGNFQCLPSTLRFLSWCYCPLEELPTNFYHEEIVMLDLSHGYFKLAWNNCLENKVFQQLKVLKLSNCVKLFESPNFSGFPCLERLYLDGCSLVNLHESIGKLQQLVYLNLGFCISLKKLPNSICRLSSLQKLILSHCILLTELPKSIGDLKESLVELLLDYTNIKALPDGVGLLKKLEVLDLSHCFSLVDLPRSLENMTYLRYILLSGRAKLRYIPKLPSNLIELRFCELLSSLTDLRNMKRLEILWLKNLCVKEEQQFIRGIVRKSYGEFNLMALACQICVHYSWLMHGQVQSGPFFSEGACPWGNNKCQRQIWIRLQERDEGHFRKYTIPYDEICSRRLIMLISMRVSGFDPILAELVEDVVQVNTTLNFKACIHSSKDQNITYCETKLRIEDIELINPVLNKVHELEGSDYRDLEHVVKFKGFDWFGFQLESGDTIEILEIDQEEDHPTTNDEYGCDRGICCSVRELNLFLIKEEGSTNEMEGAGRRRVTVGDQEQCRNNYRLDFLRYHPNDGVHSGHYKGWLFQPDSMQLMNTEELVTVDGEGDDK, from the exons ATGGAGCCACAGGTTGGATCTTCTTCAAGCTCAAGTTCAAGTTATGATGTGTTTATCAACTTCAGAGGTGAAGACACTCGCAATACCTTCGTTGGTCACCTTTACAGGGCTCTAAAGGATAGTGGAATTCATGTTTTCGTTGATAGCAAAGATCTGTGGAAAGGAGAAAATATTGGGCCGGAACTTCTCAGAGCAATAAAAGGATCCAAACTCTCGATTGCCCTCCTCAGTGAAAGATACGCAGAAAGCAGATGGTGCCTTCTGGAGCTCAGTCAAATGCTGGAATGTCATAGAATCAACGGTCAAAtcattttccccattttcttcaaaGTTAACCCATCAGATGTTAAGAATCAAACTGGAAATTTTGAGATTTCACCTCAGAAACATGGCAAGGAGAAGCCCCAAACTTTGGACACATGGAAGGAAGCTTTGCGAGAAGTAGGTGTCAAGAGTGGATGGGTTTTCAATGATGG GAATGATGAAGCAGAGCTAGTCGAGGGAATTGTTCAAGATGCTTCAATTCGATTGAATAGGGTCCCCTTGATTGATGTTAAATACCCGACTGGATTAGAATCCCGTGTAGAATCTGTGTTAACTCTACTATCAAATACCAATTCTAAGGATGTTTTGTTTCTAGGGATATGGGGTTTGGGTGGTATTGGGAAAACAACCATTGCGACAACGGTATACAACCGCATCTGTGGAAAGTTTAGCAAGAGTTGTTTTCTAAATGACATTGGAGACACAGCATCACAACTCAATGGTATTGATTGCTTGCAACAAAAACTTCTTTGCAATGTCTTTAACAATGAaatgaaaatatacaatccTAAACAAGGATCGAGATTGATAAAAGAAAGACTTGGGAAAATAGATATTCTTCTCATTCTGGACGACGTGAGCCATCATACCCAATTAGATGCATTGGCTGGTGATATCAATTGGTTTGGTCCTGGAAGTAGGATAATTATAACAACTAGAGATCAGGGCACTCTTTGTAGAATTCCagaaaatgatagaaaagtaTACGAGCCTAAAGAGTTGAATATAAAAGAGAGTCTTCAACTCTTTAGTTCTTATGCTTTTTCTATGAACAAACCTCCTGAAGATTATATGCAGGTTTCAAATGATATAATACACACCACTGGAGGGTTGCCCTTAGCCTTGGAGGTCTTGGGTTCTTATTTATCaatggaaaaagagaaagaagtttGGCAAAGCATGCTTCGGAAATTGAAACAAGTTCCTCATGATGATGTTTATGGAAAACTAAAGATAAGCTATGATAAACTGCATGATAATATTGAGAAGGCCATGTTTCTTGATGCTGCGTGTTGTTTTATAGGATATGAGGAAGAAATTGTAATTTCCATATGGGAAGCTTGTGGCTATGAACCAAGATTCCGTTTAGAAGTTCTTAAGAAAAAATCCCTCTTGAAGATTAATGAGCAGAAAGTGCGTACAGGTACATATATACGCAAATCTAAAGTCTTATTGATGCACGATCAGATTCGTGACATGGGAAGGCAAATTGTCAACAACCAAAACCCTACAAAACTTGGTAAACATAGCAGGTTATGGTCTTATGACAATATCATGAAGGTATTAAGTGGCGGTAAG GGGAATGAAATGGTTGGAGCTCTCCCCCGTAGCAAGAACCAcattttaaatactaaaattttTAAGAAGATGCCCAATCTAAGATTGCTACGAGTTGATGGAGTAACCTTGGAAGGGAACTTTCAATGTCTTCCTTCTACATTAAGATTTCTGAGTTGGTGTTATTGTCCATTAGAAGAATTACCTACCAATTTTTATCATGAAGAAATAGTTATGCTTGACTTAAGTCATGGCTATTTTAAACTAGCTTGGAACAATTGTCTTGAAAATAAG GTGTTTCAACAATTGAAAGTTCTTAAACTCAGTAATTGTGTGAAACTGTTTGAGTCTCCCAACTTCTCAGGATTTCCTTGTTTAGAGAGGTTGTATCTTGATGGTTGCTCTTTGGTTAATTTACATGAATCTATTGGGAAGCTCCAGCAGCTCGTTTACTTGAACTTGGGCTTCTGCATTTCTCTTAAGAAACTCCCAAATAGTATATGTAGGTTGAGTTCTCTTCAGAAGCTTATTCTCAGTCATTGCATCTTACTCACAGAGTTGCCTAAGTCCATTGGTGATCTAAAAGAATCTTTGGTTGAGCTTCTCTTGGATTATACAAATATTAAGGCACTTCCTGATGGTGTTGGATTATTAAAGAAGCTGGAGGTATTAGATCTTTCACACTGCTTTAGTCTGGTGGATCTGCCAAGGTCATTGGAAAATATGACGTATTTGCGTTACATTCTCCTAAGTGGACGTGCCAAGCTTCGATACATACCAAAGCTGCCCTCTAATTTAATTGAACTTCGTTTCTGCGAATTACTATCAAGCTTAACAGACTTGCGTAACATGAAAAGGTTGGAGATATTGTGGCTTAAAAATTTGTGTGTGAAGGAGGAGCAGCAGTTTATAAGAGGCATTGTGAGGAAAAGTTATGGTGAATTCAATTTGATGGCATTAGCATGTCAAATCTGCGTTCATTACTCATGGCTTATGCATGGCCAG GTCCAGTCTGGTCCTTTCTTCTCAGAGGGAGCATGTCCTTGGGGAAACAATAAATGTCAAAGACAAATTTGGATACGTTTGCAGGAGAGAGATGAAGGTCATTTTCGTAAATACACGATTCCTTATGATGAGATCTGTAGCAGGAGGTTAATTATGCTCATTTCTATGAGAGTCAGTGGATTTGATCCAATACTTGCTGAACTAGTGGAGGATGTGGTACAAGTAAATACAACTTTGAATTTTAAAGCTTGTATCCATAGCAGCAAAGACCAAAATATAACCTATTGTGAAACTAAGCTGAGAATTGAGGACATTGAATTGATAAATCCAGTTTTAAACAAAGTTCACGAATTGGAAGGATCTGATTATCGAGATTTAGAGCATGTTGTCAAGTTCAAAGGGTTTGATTGGTTTGGGTTTCAGCTGGAAAGTGGAGATACTATTGAGATATTAGAGATAGATCAAGAAGAAGATCATCCTACAACTAATGATGAATATGGCTGTGATCGTGGGATCTGTTGCTCTGTGAGAGAGCTGAACCTCTTCCTTATAAAAGAGGAAGGATCAACTAATGAAATGGAGGGTGCAGGTAGAAGGAGAGTTACTGTGGGTGATCAAGAACAGTGCAGGAACAATTACAGACTTGATTTTCTg AGATACCACCCAAATGATGGAGTCCATTCGGGACACTATAAGGGATGGTTATTTCAACCAGACTCGATGCAATTG ATGAATACAGAGGAGTTGGTCACAGTTGACGGGGAAGGGGATGACAAATAG
- the LOC122067635 gene encoding disease resistance protein RUN1-like isoform X2, with product MEPQVGSSSSSSSSYDVFINFRGEDTRNTFVGHLYRALKDSGIHVFVDSKDLWKGENIGPELLRAIKGSKLSIALLSERYAESRWCLLELSQMLECHRINGQIIFPIFFKVNPSDVKNQTGNFEISPQKHGKEKPQTLDTWKEALREVGVKSGWVFNDGNDEAELVEGIVQDASIRLNRVPLIDVKYPTGLESRVESVLTLLSNTNSKDVLFLGIWGLGGIGKTTIATTVYNRICGKFSKSCFLNDIGDTASQLNGYEEEIVISIWEACGYEPRFRLEVLKKKSLLKINEQKVRTGTYIRKSKVLLMHDQIRDMGRQIVNNQNPTKLGKHSRLWSYDNIMKVLSGGKGNEMVGALPRSKNHILNTKIFKKMPNLRLLRVDGVTLEGNFQCLPSTLRFLSWCYCPLEELPTNFYHEEIVMLDLSHGYFKLAWNNCLENKVFQQLKVLKLSNCVKLFESPNFSGFPCLERLYLDGCSLVNLHESIGKLQQLVYLNLGFCISLKKLPNSICRLSSLQKLILSHCILLTELPKSIGDLKESLVELLLDYTNIKALPDGVGLLKKLEVLDLSHCFSLVDLPRSLENMTYLRYILLSGRAKLRYIPKLPSNLIELRFCELLSSLTDLRNMKRLEILWLKNLCVKEEQQFIRGIVRKSYGEFNLMALACQICVHYSWLMHGQVQSGPFFSEGACPWGNNKCQRQIWIRLQERDEGHFRKYTIPYDEICSRRLIMLISMRVSGFDPILAELVEDVVQVNTTLNFKACIHSSKDQNITYCETKLRIEDIELINPVLNKVHELEGSDYRDLEHVVKFKGFDWFGFQLESGDTIEILEIDQEEDHPTTNDEYGCDRGICCSVRELNLFLIKEEGSTNEMEGAGRRRVTVGDQEQCRNNYRLDFLRYHPNDGVHSGHYKGWLFQPDSMQLMNTEELVTVDGEGDDK from the exons ATGGAGCCACAGGTTGGATCTTCTTCAAGCTCAAGTTCAAGTTATGATGTGTTTATCAACTTCAGAGGTGAAGACACTCGCAATACCTTCGTTGGTCACCTTTACAGGGCTCTAAAGGATAGTGGAATTCATGTTTTCGTTGATAGCAAAGATCTGTGGAAAGGAGAAAATATTGGGCCGGAACTTCTCAGAGCAATAAAAGGATCCAAACTCTCGATTGCCCTCCTCAGTGAAAGATACGCAGAAAGCAGATGGTGCCTTCTGGAGCTCAGTCAAATGCTGGAATGTCATAGAATCAACGGTCAAAtcattttccccattttcttcaaaGTTAACCCATCAGATGTTAAGAATCAAACTGGAAATTTTGAGATTTCACCTCAGAAACATGGCAAGGAGAAGCCCCAAACTTTGGACACATGGAAGGAAGCTTTGCGAGAAGTAGGTGTCAAGAGTGGATGGGTTTTCAATGATGG GAATGATGAAGCAGAGCTAGTCGAGGGAATTGTTCAAGATGCTTCAATTCGATTGAATAGGGTCCCCTTGATTGATGTTAAATACCCGACTGGATTAGAATCCCGTGTAGAATCTGTGTTAACTCTACTATCAAATACCAATTCTAAGGATGTTTTGTTTCTAGGGATATGGGGTTTGGGTGGTATTGGGAAAACAACCATTGCGACAACGGTATACAACCGCATCTGTGGAAAGTTTAGCAAGAGTTGTTTTCTAAATGACATTGGAGACACAGCATCACAACTCAATG GATATGAGGAAGAAATTGTAATTTCCATATGGGAAGCTTGTGGCTATGAACCAAGATTCCGTTTAGAAGTTCTTAAGAAAAAATCCCTCTTGAAGATTAATGAGCAGAAAGTGCGTACAGGTACATATATACGCAAATCTAAAGTCTTATTGATGCACGATCAGATTCGTGACATGGGAAGGCAAATTGTCAACAACCAAAACCCTACAAAACTTGGTAAACATAGCAGGTTATGGTCTTATGACAATATCATGAAGGTATTAAGTGGCGGTAAG GGGAATGAAATGGTTGGAGCTCTCCCCCGTAGCAAGAACCAcattttaaatactaaaattttTAAGAAGATGCCCAATCTAAGATTGCTACGAGTTGATGGAGTAACCTTGGAAGGGAACTTTCAATGTCTTCCTTCTACATTAAGATTTCTGAGTTGGTGTTATTGTCCATTAGAAGAATTACCTACCAATTTTTATCATGAAGAAATAGTTATGCTTGACTTAAGTCATGGCTATTTTAAACTAGCTTGGAACAATTGTCTTGAAAATAAG GTGTTTCAACAATTGAAAGTTCTTAAACTCAGTAATTGTGTGAAACTGTTTGAGTCTCCCAACTTCTCAGGATTTCCTTGTTTAGAGAGGTTGTATCTTGATGGTTGCTCTTTGGTTAATTTACATGAATCTATTGGGAAGCTCCAGCAGCTCGTTTACTTGAACTTGGGCTTCTGCATTTCTCTTAAGAAACTCCCAAATAGTATATGTAGGTTGAGTTCTCTTCAGAAGCTTATTCTCAGTCATTGCATCTTACTCACAGAGTTGCCTAAGTCCATTGGTGATCTAAAAGAATCTTTGGTTGAGCTTCTCTTGGATTATACAAATATTAAGGCACTTCCTGATGGTGTTGGATTATTAAAGAAGCTGGAGGTATTAGATCTTTCACACTGCTTTAGTCTGGTGGATCTGCCAAGGTCATTGGAAAATATGACGTATTTGCGTTACATTCTCCTAAGTGGACGTGCCAAGCTTCGATACATACCAAAGCTGCCCTCTAATTTAATTGAACTTCGTTTCTGCGAATTACTATCAAGCTTAACAGACTTGCGTAACATGAAAAGGTTGGAGATATTGTGGCTTAAAAATTTGTGTGTGAAGGAGGAGCAGCAGTTTATAAGAGGCATTGTGAGGAAAAGTTATGGTGAATTCAATTTGATGGCATTAGCATGTCAAATCTGCGTTCATTACTCATGGCTTATGCATGGCCAG GTCCAGTCTGGTCCTTTCTTCTCAGAGGGAGCATGTCCTTGGGGAAACAATAAATGTCAAAGACAAATTTGGATACGTTTGCAGGAGAGAGATGAAGGTCATTTTCGTAAATACACGATTCCTTATGATGAGATCTGTAGCAGGAGGTTAATTATGCTCATTTCTATGAGAGTCAGTGGATTTGATCCAATACTTGCTGAACTAGTGGAGGATGTGGTACAAGTAAATACAACTTTGAATTTTAAAGCTTGTATCCATAGCAGCAAAGACCAAAATATAACCTATTGTGAAACTAAGCTGAGAATTGAGGACATTGAATTGATAAATCCAGTTTTAAACAAAGTTCACGAATTGGAAGGATCTGATTATCGAGATTTAGAGCATGTTGTCAAGTTCAAAGGGTTTGATTGGTTTGGGTTTCAGCTGGAAAGTGGAGATACTATTGAGATATTAGAGATAGATCAAGAAGAAGATCATCCTACAACTAATGATGAATATGGCTGTGATCGTGGGATCTGTTGCTCTGTGAGAGAGCTGAACCTCTTCCTTATAAAAGAGGAAGGATCAACTAATGAAATGGAGGGTGCAGGTAGAAGGAGAGTTACTGTGGGTGATCAAGAACAGTGCAGGAACAATTACAGACTTGATTTTCTg AGATACCACCCAAATGATGGAGTCCATTCGGGACACTATAAGGGATGGTTATTTCAACCAGACTCGATGCAATTG ATGAATACAGAGGAGTTGGTCACAGTTGACGGGGAAGGGGATGACAAATAG
- the LOC122067635 gene encoding disease resistance protein RUN1-like isoform X3: MEPQVGSSSSSSSSYDVFINFRGEDTRNTFVGHLYRALKDSGIHVFVDSKDLWKGENIGPELLRAIKGSKLSIALLSERYAESRWCLLELSQMLECHRINGQIIFPIFFKVNPSDVKNQTGNFEISPQKHGKEKPQTLDTWKEALREVGVKSGWVFNDGNDEAELVEGIVQDASIRLNRVPLIDVKYPTGLESRVESVLTLLSNTNSKDVLFLGIWGLGGIGKTTIATTVYNRICGKFSKSCFLNDIGDTASQLNGIDCLQQKLLCNVFNNEMKIYNPKQGSRLIKERLGKIDILLILDDVSHHTQLDALAGDINWFGPGSRIIITTRDQGTLCRIPENDRKVYEPKELNIKESLQLFSSYAFSMNKPPEDYMQVSNDIIHTTGGLPLALEVLGSYLSMEKEKEVWQSMLRKLKQVPHDDVYGKLKISYDKLHDNIEKAMFLDAACCFIGYEEEIVISIWEACGYEPRFRLEVLKKKSLLKINEQKVRTGTYIRKSKVLLMHDQIRDMGRQIVNNQNPTKLGKHSRLWSYDNIMKVLSGGKGNEMVGALPRSKNHILNTKIFKKMPNLRLLRVDGVTLEGNFQCLPSTLRFLSWCYCPLEELPTNFYHEEIVMLDLSHGYFKLAWNNCLENKVFQQLKVLKLSNCVKLFESPNFSGFPCLERLYLDGCSLVNLHESIGKLQQLVYLNLGFCISLKKLPNSICRLSSLQKLILSHCILLTELPKSIGDLKESLVELLLDYTNIKALPDGVGLLKKLEVLDLSHCFSLVDLPRSLENMTYLRYILLSGRAKLRYIPKLPSNLIELRFCELLSSLTDLRNMKRLEILWLKNLCVKEEQQFIRGIVRKSYGEFNLMALACQICVHYSWLMHGQFFKLMIDRSSLVLSSQREHVLGETINVKDKFGYVCRREMKVIFVNTRFLMMRSVAGG; the protein is encoded by the exons ATGGAGCCACAGGTTGGATCTTCTTCAAGCTCAAGTTCAAGTTATGATGTGTTTATCAACTTCAGAGGTGAAGACACTCGCAATACCTTCGTTGGTCACCTTTACAGGGCTCTAAAGGATAGTGGAATTCATGTTTTCGTTGATAGCAAAGATCTGTGGAAAGGAGAAAATATTGGGCCGGAACTTCTCAGAGCAATAAAAGGATCCAAACTCTCGATTGCCCTCCTCAGTGAAAGATACGCAGAAAGCAGATGGTGCCTTCTGGAGCTCAGTCAAATGCTGGAATGTCATAGAATCAACGGTCAAAtcattttccccattttcttcaaaGTTAACCCATCAGATGTTAAGAATCAAACTGGAAATTTTGAGATTTCACCTCAGAAACATGGCAAGGAGAAGCCCCAAACTTTGGACACATGGAAGGAAGCTTTGCGAGAAGTAGGTGTCAAGAGTGGATGGGTTTTCAATGATGG GAATGATGAAGCAGAGCTAGTCGAGGGAATTGTTCAAGATGCTTCAATTCGATTGAATAGGGTCCCCTTGATTGATGTTAAATACCCGACTGGATTAGAATCCCGTGTAGAATCTGTGTTAACTCTACTATCAAATACCAATTCTAAGGATGTTTTGTTTCTAGGGATATGGGGTTTGGGTGGTATTGGGAAAACAACCATTGCGACAACGGTATACAACCGCATCTGTGGAAAGTTTAGCAAGAGTTGTTTTCTAAATGACATTGGAGACACAGCATCACAACTCAATGGTATTGATTGCTTGCAACAAAAACTTCTTTGCAATGTCTTTAACAATGAaatgaaaatatacaatccTAAACAAGGATCGAGATTGATAAAAGAAAGACTTGGGAAAATAGATATTCTTCTCATTCTGGACGACGTGAGCCATCATACCCAATTAGATGCATTGGCTGGTGATATCAATTGGTTTGGTCCTGGAAGTAGGATAATTATAACAACTAGAGATCAGGGCACTCTTTGTAGAATTCCagaaaatgatagaaaagtaTACGAGCCTAAAGAGTTGAATATAAAAGAGAGTCTTCAACTCTTTAGTTCTTATGCTTTTTCTATGAACAAACCTCCTGAAGATTATATGCAGGTTTCAAATGATATAATACACACCACTGGAGGGTTGCCCTTAGCCTTGGAGGTCTTGGGTTCTTATTTATCaatggaaaaagagaaagaagtttGGCAAAGCATGCTTCGGAAATTGAAACAAGTTCCTCATGATGATGTTTATGGAAAACTAAAGATAAGCTATGATAAACTGCATGATAATATTGAGAAGGCCATGTTTCTTGATGCTGCGTGTTGTTTTATAGGATATGAGGAAGAAATTGTAATTTCCATATGGGAAGCTTGTGGCTATGAACCAAGATTCCGTTTAGAAGTTCTTAAGAAAAAATCCCTCTTGAAGATTAATGAGCAGAAAGTGCGTACAGGTACATATATACGCAAATCTAAAGTCTTATTGATGCACGATCAGATTCGTGACATGGGAAGGCAAATTGTCAACAACCAAAACCCTACAAAACTTGGTAAACATAGCAGGTTATGGTCTTATGACAATATCATGAAGGTATTAAGTGGCGGTAAG GGGAATGAAATGGTTGGAGCTCTCCCCCGTAGCAAGAACCAcattttaaatactaaaattttTAAGAAGATGCCCAATCTAAGATTGCTACGAGTTGATGGAGTAACCTTGGAAGGGAACTTTCAATGTCTTCCTTCTACATTAAGATTTCTGAGTTGGTGTTATTGTCCATTAGAAGAATTACCTACCAATTTTTATCATGAAGAAATAGTTATGCTTGACTTAAGTCATGGCTATTTTAAACTAGCTTGGAACAATTGTCTTGAAAATAAG GTGTTTCAACAATTGAAAGTTCTTAAACTCAGTAATTGTGTGAAACTGTTTGAGTCTCCCAACTTCTCAGGATTTCCTTGTTTAGAGAGGTTGTATCTTGATGGTTGCTCTTTGGTTAATTTACATGAATCTATTGGGAAGCTCCAGCAGCTCGTTTACTTGAACTTGGGCTTCTGCATTTCTCTTAAGAAACTCCCAAATAGTATATGTAGGTTGAGTTCTCTTCAGAAGCTTATTCTCAGTCATTGCATCTTACTCACAGAGTTGCCTAAGTCCATTGGTGATCTAAAAGAATCTTTGGTTGAGCTTCTCTTGGATTATACAAATATTAAGGCACTTCCTGATGGTGTTGGATTATTAAAGAAGCTGGAGGTATTAGATCTTTCACACTGCTTTAGTCTGGTGGATCTGCCAAGGTCATTGGAAAATATGACGTATTTGCGTTACATTCTCCTAAGTGGACGTGCCAAGCTTCGATACATACCAAAGCTGCCCTCTAATTTAATTGAACTTCGTTTCTGCGAATTACTATCAAGCTTAACAGACTTGCGTAACATGAAAAGGTTGGAGATATTGTGGCTTAAAAATTTGTGTGTGAAGGAGGAGCAGCAGTTTATAAGAGGCATTGTGAGGAAAAGTTATGGTGAATTCAATTTGATGGCATTAGCATGTCAAATCTGCGTTCATTACTCATGGCTTATGCATGGCCAG TTTTTCAAATTGATGATTGACAGGTCCAGTCTGGTCCTTTCTTCTCAGAGGGAGCATGTCCTTGGGGAAACAATAAATGTCAAAGACAAATTTGGATACGTTTGCAGGAGAGAGATGAAGGTCATTTTCGTAAATACACGATTCCTTATGATGAGATCTGTAGCAGGAGGTTAA